A region of bacterium DNA encodes the following proteins:
- a CDS encoding S8 family peptidase has protein sequence MFRCILISTLLLGLASDAWSDATRYWVFFADKAIAPGREYRVLDEAREALSPRALERRAKHGIFELSYGDVPLHQAYVRQVEATGATLRKASRWLNAVSVEATNEQIARIGELACVSSVRRFTRAVSLEIPARVGQSALDSIAYGPSFAQNELSGVPELHARGLSGSGVLLCMLDTGFRTEHVSLSGLNYLAMRDFINGDSIVHNEEGQDTPDQQSHGTAVLSAAAGLDSGNIVGPAYGALWMLAKTEYVPTETEVEEDYYVAALEWADSAGADITSSSLGYIDWYEQSQMDGQTTVVTQAVNEAQRRGILVVTAQGNERGSEWGTVIAPADADSILAVGSTDSLGQLSGFSSPGPTADGRIKPDCSAQGSSTYCAMGFTTNQYWRLSGTSLATPIVAGIAALVMEANPDWTAQQVRQALMQTASQSTLPDNDLGWGIVNGPAAADYVFSSVSPRAVLPSVIGLRVFPNPVNGIATLSLNLDRAQLGTVVVYNILGREVLHFGEQPYGSGVNLLAIPADQLASGKYLVKFAGDAGVAATSVVVLK, from the coding sequence GTGTTCCGCTGTATTCTGATTTCTACTTTACTTCTTGGATTGGCCTCTGACGCATGGTCAGACGCCACACGATACTGGGTTTTTTTCGCAGACAAGGCCATCGCGCCCGGACGTGAATATCGCGTGTTGGACGAAGCACGGGAGGCGCTTTCACCGCGAGCCTTAGAACGGCGCGCAAAGCACGGGATTTTCGAACTCAGTTACGGCGACGTGCCGCTTCATCAGGCATATGTGCGACAAGTTGAGGCGACCGGCGCTACCCTGCGCAAGGCAAGCAGGTGGCTGAATGCTGTGAGCGTTGAAGCGACCAATGAGCAGATTGCGCGAATTGGCGAATTAGCATGCGTGAGCAGCGTGCGACGATTCACTCGGGCAGTGAGCCTCGAGATTCCAGCGAGAGTGGGACAATCTGCCTTGGACTCCATAGCCTACGGCCCGAGCTTCGCACAGAATGAGCTTTCGGGAGTGCCCGAACTTCATGCACGCGGACTGAGCGGCAGCGGGGTGCTACTGTGTATGCTGGATACGGGCTTTCGTACGGAGCATGTTTCGCTGTCTGGGCTGAACTATCTGGCCATGCGCGACTTCATCAACGGCGATTCGATTGTGCACAATGAAGAGGGGCAGGACACACCCGATCAACAGTCACACGGCACGGCGGTTCTATCGGCTGCGGCGGGTCTGGACAGCGGAAACATCGTCGGCCCAGCCTATGGGGCCTTGTGGATGCTTGCCAAGACGGAGTACGTTCCCACCGAGACTGAAGTTGAAGAGGACTACTATGTCGCGGCTTTGGAGTGGGCTGACAGCGCGGGAGCGGACATCACATCTTCGAGCCTTGGGTATATTGACTGGTACGAGCAGTCGCAAATGGACGGGCAAACGACGGTTGTCACGCAAGCCGTGAACGAAGCTCAACGCCGCGGGATATTGGTCGTGACTGCGCAGGGAAATGAGCGCGGTTCTGAATGGGGCACCGTGATTGCACCTGCAGATGCCGACAGTATTCTTGCCGTAGGATCCACAGATTCTCTCGGTCAACTTTCCGGATTTTCATCCCCCGGCCCGACGGCCGATGGACGGATCAAGCCCGACTGTTCCGCACAGGGTTCCAGCACGTATTGCGCAATGGGCTTCACAACCAATCAGTATTGGAGGCTGTCCGGAACATCTCTCGCAACGCCTATCGTGGCCGGAATCGCCGCGCTGGTCATGGAAGCGAATCCGGACTGGACTGCACAGCAGGTCAGGCAGGCACTTATGCAAACGGCTTCACAGTCAACACTGCCGGATAACGATCTCGGCTGGGGGATTGTCAATGGTCCCGCAGCGGCTGATTATGTCTTCTCCAGCGTGTCACCGCGTGCCGTACTACCGAGCGTGATTGGACTAAGAGTTTTCCCGAATCCGGTGAACGGCATCGCGACACTCTCGTTGAATCTCGACCGCGCTCAGCTTGGCACAGTGGTTGTTTACAACATCCTCGGACGCGAAGTGCTTCACTTTGGCGAGCAACCTTACGGGTCGGGTGTCAATCTGCTGGCCATCCCTGCCGATCAATTGGCAAGCGGGAAGTATCTGGTCAAGTTCGCGGGCGATGCCGGAGTCGCGGCTACGTCTGTGGTTGTCTTGAAGTAG
- a CDS encoding cation diffusion facilitator family transporter, with protein sequence MGLKTSLTRYAWLSIVAAVATIGLKGAAYYLTGSVSLLSDALESFVNLAGALLALVMLIVAARPPDDDHAYGHGKAEYFSSGAEGAMILVAAGSIAFAAIQRLIHPQPLEQIGIGLFVTAVAALINLFAALAIRRAARKYDSVTLSANSRHLMTDVWTSTGVIGAVAVVGLTGWQTLDPIVALFVAANIVREGVQIVRISISGLMDKTISPEELQKVEAVLDGFNSEHVSYHALRTRQAGQRRFVSVHILVPGQWSVHRGHELLESIEEQIRRTIPNSTVLTHLESLEDPASWEDIDLDRGGPARQ encoded by the coding sequence ATAGGCTTGAAGACGTCACTCACTCGCTATGCCTGGTTGTCGATCGTCGCCGCAGTCGCAACGATCGGACTAAAAGGTGCGGCGTACTATTTGACCGGATCGGTCAGTTTGTTGTCAGACGCGCTTGAGTCGTTTGTGAATCTGGCGGGGGCGCTACTGGCACTCGTCATGCTGATTGTCGCGGCGAGACCTCCGGATGACGATCACGCATACGGGCACGGCAAGGCAGAATACTTTTCAAGCGGCGCCGAAGGCGCCATGATTTTAGTCGCCGCCGGCAGCATTGCGTTCGCGGCAATTCAACGTCTGATTCATCCGCAGCCGCTTGAGCAGATCGGCATCGGTCTCTTCGTCACAGCCGTTGCCGCATTGATCAATCTGTTCGCGGCACTCGCCATACGAAGAGCCGCGCGTAAGTACGACTCTGTGACTTTGTCTGCGAATTCGAGACACCTGATGACGGACGTGTGGACGTCAACCGGCGTCATCGGTGCCGTCGCGGTCGTTGGCCTTACCGGATGGCAGACACTTGATCCAATTGTCGCTTTGTTCGTTGCCGCGAACATCGTCCGTGAAGGCGTCCAAATTGTGCGCATTTCCATCTCAGGATTGATGGACAAGACCATCAGCCCCGAAGAGCTGCAAAAAGTTGAAGCTGTCCTGGACGGCTTCAACTCGGAACATGTCAGCTATCATGCACTTCGAACGCGTCAAGCCGGCCAACGCAGATTCGTGTCGGTTCACATCCTCGTCCCGGGGCAATGGTCAGTGCATCGCGGCCACGAACTGCTCGAGAGCATTGAGGAACAAATTCGACGCACAATCCCCAATTCTACGGTACTGACTCATCTCGAATCGCTCGAGGATCCTGCTTCCTGGGAAGACATTGATCTCGATCGTGGAGGGCCGGCACGTCAGTAG
- a CDS encoding MFS transporter encodes MLNLEKLIPRGIRPLWAAANVSLIGDSLHDVAILWLIYDLTGSSTATGLLGIARYLPSILLGVFAGAWVDRAPRKSVLLWTDAVRVALVGCLAVLTATEWINVPSLYTLAFAIAVCTIFFNPARDAIVTQLVPREQIVRATSVLQSSLGIAYFLGPLAAALCLPIIGLSGLFAVDSLTYAVSFLFILALKPSQSVSPVQESTAWSMVREGLNFARKNPFIYGLLWVTAVDNFFIMGLAIVGTPIYVRLHLGLGADAYAILQSCFALGILVGSVLMHRFGHRLPRGRTLLWAIVFDGFSFTVFFFTNELWTTALGWFIHSIGIPFILISRTSLVQSEVPSALQGRVFSLVQLTVVGLSAISSGMVGVMLEAVSPAALFLIMGIAAGLVGALGFLNRDLRERV; translated from the coding sequence TTGCTGAATCTTGAGAAGTTAATCCCCCGCGGAATTCGACCGTTGTGGGCCGCGGCGAACGTGTCACTTATCGGAGATTCGTTGCACGATGTGGCAATCCTCTGGTTGATCTACGACCTGACAGGTTCCTCGACTGCCACGGGACTGCTCGGAATCGCGCGCTACCTGCCGTCCATTCTGCTGGGAGTGTTCGCAGGGGCCTGGGTGGACCGCGCTCCGCGCAAGAGTGTGTTGCTGTGGACAGACGCCGTGCGTGTCGCGTTGGTCGGCTGTCTTGCAGTGTTGACCGCGACCGAGTGGATTAACGTGCCAAGCCTCTACACTCTGGCGTTCGCCATCGCCGTCTGTACAATCTTTTTCAATCCGGCTCGCGACGCAATCGTTACTCAGCTTGTTCCGCGGGAGCAAATCGTTCGCGCGACGTCGGTTCTGCAAAGCAGCCTGGGGATTGCCTACTTCCTGGGGCCACTTGCGGCCGCACTCTGCCTCCCAATCATCGGATTGTCCGGTCTGTTTGCGGTCGATTCGCTTACCTATGCGGTGTCGTTCCTGTTTATTCTTGCGCTCAAACCTTCACAGAGCGTGAGTCCCGTACAGGAGTCAACGGCATGGTCGATGGTCAGGGAAGGACTCAACTTCGCGAGAAAGAATCCATTCATTTATGGTCTGCTGTGGGTGACGGCAGTTGACAACTTCTTCATCATGGGTCTGGCGATTGTCGGCACTCCGATCTATGTGCGCCTGCATCTCGGACTCGGTGCGGACGCGTATGCAATTCTGCAAAGTTGCTTCGCGCTTGGCATCCTGGTCGGCAGCGTCCTGATGCATCGTTTTGGTCACAGGCTGCCGCGCGGCCGAACTTTGCTCTGGGCGATTGTCTTTGACGGGTTCTCGTTCACTGTATTCTTTTTCACGAACGAGTTGTGGACGACAGCGTTGGGATGGTTCATTCACAGTATCGGAATACCGTTCATACTAATCTCGCGCACATCGCTGGTACAGTCCGAAGTCCCGTCTGCCTTGCAGGGCCGAGTCTTCAGCCTTGTTCAACTCACTGTCGTGGGGCTGAGCGCAATCAGCTCTGGAATGGTCGGCGTTATGCTCGAAGCGGTGTCTCCTGCCGCACTCTTCCTGATCATGGGGATAGCGGCAGGCTTGGTCGGAGCGCTCGGTTTCCTGAATCGCGACTTACGGGAACGAGTGTGA
- a CDS encoding D-2-hydroxyacid dehydrogenase codes for MSTSEKLKIVSYASQNPERQRELAAAVDGASDYAAEVIFAESEEDAIVKISDAEVFLAHRFTQQQYEAAPKLKWVHLTSAGVDHSLFQKLIDSEVILTNSRGLHARPMAEWVMGALLYWAQRFEYADQWRHTRNWKNQKKKITLERNTLAGKSALVVGFGEVGKGIADLLLAAGMRVEAIATSERKGNIHVFPMELLEERLEQNDVVILTIPATKQTRGLFNRRLFPLMKEGSVFVNVARGSIVDEADLIAALKEGKPAYALLDVFATEPLPEDSELFSLSNVFMTPHVSGNFPEYTHRVHEIFAENLTRYLNGIPLLYVVDKKRGY; via the coding sequence ATGTCCACTTCTGAGAAACTTAAGATTGTATCCTACGCCTCGCAGAACCCCGAACGGCAGCGCGAATTGGCCGCGGCGGTTGATGGCGCAAGCGACTATGCGGCAGAAGTGATCTTTGCGGAGTCTGAAGAAGATGCCATTGTCAAGATTTCCGATGCAGAGGTATTTCTTGCGCATCGGTTCACGCAGCAGCAATATGAAGCGGCGCCGAAGCTGAAGTGGGTGCATTTGACCAGCGCGGGTGTTGATCACAGCCTGTTTCAGAAACTGATCGACAGCGAAGTCATCCTGACGAACAGCCGCGGCCTGCACGCGCGTCCGATGGCAGAATGGGTGATGGGGGCGCTGCTTTACTGGGCGCAGCGCTTCGAATATGCGGATCAGTGGCGCCACACGCGGAATTGGAAGAACCAGAAGAAGAAGATTACTCTCGAACGAAATACGCTTGCCGGCAAGAGCGCACTGGTGGTGGGATTTGGAGAAGTGGGAAAAGGAATTGCCGACCTGCTGCTCGCGGCAGGCATGAGAGTCGAAGCAATTGCGACGTCTGAGCGCAAAGGGAATATTCATGTCTTCCCCATGGAGTTGCTCGAAGAACGACTTGAGCAAAACGACGTGGTGATTCTAACGATTCCCGCAACGAAACAGACGCGCGGCCTCTTTAACCGTCGGTTGTTCCCGCTCATGAAGGAAGGAAGCGTCTTTGTTAACGTGGCAAGGGGTTCAATCGTCGACGAGGCAGACTTGATTGCGGCACTGAAAGAAGGAAAACCAGCCTACGCACTATTGGACGTCTTCGCGACGGAACCACTTCCTGAAGACTCGGAACTTTTTTCGCTTTCCAACGTATTCATGACTCCGCACGTGTCCGGGAACTTTCCGGAATACACTCACCGCGTGCATGAGATTTTTGCTGAGAACTTGACCCGTTATCTGAACGGGATACCGCTGTTGTATGTGGTGGACAAAAAGCGCGGCTACTGA